The proteins below come from a single Edaphobacter acidisoli genomic window:
- a CDS encoding LysR family transcriptional regulator, with amino-acid sequence MLVMVPLPSIACLEAFECVARHSSVSRAAAELNLTQSAVSRQIHQLEDLLDVALFERVKQRVIITDAGKLYLKDVNRVIIDLKDSTSRIMACGGSASLLNLAVLPTFGTRWLVPRLPDFLSKHAGATVNFSARSSPFDFSIEPFDAAIHYGSPIWPGAATHHLMDEDTVPVCSPGYEKSERIKKPSDLGRVVLLHQSTRTDAWAEWFAAMDTGHSHPLRGPRFEQFGMIAQAAVSGLGVALLPKILIEEELASGKLSVLFNQSIRSASSYYVVLPETKVASPLTHAFARWIIREAKVGASASYS; translated from the coding sequence ATGCTTGTTATGGTGCCGCTGCCGTCGATTGCGTGTCTTGAGGCGTTTGAATGTGTGGCGAGGCACAGCAGTGTTTCGCGTGCGGCCGCTGAACTGAACCTGACGCAGAGCGCGGTGAGCCGGCAGATCCATCAACTGGAGGACCTGCTGGATGTTGCCTTGTTCGAGCGGGTGAAGCAGCGCGTGATTATTACCGATGCGGGAAAGCTCTACCTGAAAGATGTCAATCGCGTCATTATCGATCTGAAGGATTCGACGAGCCGCATCATGGCGTGTGGAGGTAGCGCGAGCCTGCTGAACCTGGCGGTGCTACCGACGTTTGGCACGCGATGGCTGGTGCCTCGGCTGCCGGATTTTTTGAGTAAACATGCGGGCGCGACGGTGAATTTCTCTGCTCGGTCGTCGCCGTTCGATTTCAGCATAGAGCCATTTGACGCCGCTATTCACTATGGTTCGCCGATATGGCCAGGTGCGGCGACGCATCACCTGATGGACGAGGACACGGTGCCGGTGTGCAGTCCAGGATATGAGAAGTCGGAGCGGATCAAAAAGCCGTCCGACCTGGGACGAGTGGTGCTGCTGCACCAGTCGACGCGCACAGATGCGTGGGCCGAGTGGTTCGCGGCGATGGATACGGGTCACTCGCATCCGTTGCGTGGCCCACGCTTCGAGCAGTTTGGCATGATTGCGCAGGCTGCGGTTTCGGGCCTGGGCGTGGCGCTGTTACCGAAGATTCTGATCGAAGAGGAGCTGGCTTCGGGCAAGCTGTCGGTACTGTTCAACCAGTCGATTCGCAGTGCGAGTTCATACTATGTTGTGCTGCCGGAGACGAAGGTAGCTTCTCCCCTGACGCATGCGTTTGCGCGCTGGATCATTCGCGAAGCGAAGGTCGGCGCGTCAGCAAGTTATTCCTAA
- a CDS encoding ExbD/TolR family protein yields the protein MAFSTGDSSNGLSAEINVTPLIDVLLVLLIIFMVIAPALPHGLDTALPSKNASDAAGVRPVLVQVKQAQDGMSYLVDGKPFDRDELRPRLEQLLEGRASRVVLLAGDGSLDFDAISEAIDAGSATGARVELITPDIAKP from the coding sequence ATGGCATTCTCAACAGGCGATAGTAGCAATGGCCTCTCGGCTGAGATCAACGTAACCCCTCTCATCGATGTTCTGCTGGTCCTCCTCATCATCTTTATGGTGATTGCGCCTGCATTGCCGCACGGGCTCGACACTGCATTGCCTTCGAAAAATGCAAGTGATGCGGCTGGGGTGCGCCCGGTGCTGGTTCAGGTGAAACAGGCTCAGGATGGCATGAGTTATCTTGTCGACGGAAAACCATTCGATAGAGATGAGCTGCGGCCGCGTCTGGAGCAGTTGCTGGAGGGGAGGGCGTCGCGGGTGGTCCTGCTCGCAGGCGATGGATCATTAGACTTCGACGCAATCTCCGAAGCCATCGACGCTGGTAGTGCGACTGGGGCGAGAGTAGAACTGATTACTCCAGATATTGCGAAGCCATAG
- a CDS encoding ExbD/TolR family protein yields the protein MGMAMGGGGGAVSEINVTPLIDVLLVLLIIFMVIVPVTPKGLETLVPQPPKNKTQDQNNDRTIVVQVLSNGAGAPPSYKINEDAFNKSDIEPKLAEIYATRVEKVMFVKGDKDLDFDKVAEVIDFGHEAGVDNIGIITPRVEAGQ from the coding sequence ATGGGAATGGCAATGGGAGGCGGTGGTGGAGCGGTTTCTGAGATCAATGTGACCCCGTTGATTGACGTGCTGCTGGTGCTGCTGATTATCTTCATGGTGATCGTGCCCGTCACTCCGAAGGGTCTTGAGACGCTGGTTCCCCAGCCGCCCAAGAACAAGACCCAGGATCAGAACAACGACCGCACGATTGTGGTGCAGGTGCTGTCGAATGGCGCGGGAGCTCCGCCCTCTTACAAGATCAACGAAGATGCCTTCAACAAGTCAGACATCGAGCCAAAACTGGCTGAGATTTACGCCACGCGCGTTGAGAAGGTGATGTTTGTGAAGGGCGATAAGGACCTCGACTTCGACAAGGTTGCCGAAGTGATCGACTTTGGACATGAGGCTGGTGTGGACAACATCGGTATCATCACGCCGCGTGTTGAGGCTGGTCAGTAA
- a CDS encoding ExbD/TolR family protein, translating to MSLVKRDEGRKVNSNINVTPMVDVMLVLLIIFMVITPMLNNKVNVNLPTADAATVMENANKEDAIVVAVTRDGRTFLGANQVTIDDMGSKISALLENKTDKEVYMRADERANYGKVMDAIDGIRSAGVSQLGLLTEKRDTDDSTPAKK from the coding sequence ATGAGTCTTGTAAAGCGGGATGAAGGCAGGAAGGTAAACTCGAACATCAACGTCACTCCAATGGTGGACGTGATGCTGGTGCTGCTGATCATCTTCATGGTCATCACCCCCATGTTGAACAATAAGGTGAACGTGAACCTGCCGACGGCCGATGCCGCAACGGTGATGGAAAACGCAAACAAGGAAGACGCCATTGTGGTCGCGGTGACCCGCGATGGGCGGACGTTCCTTGGAGCGAACCAGGTGACGATCGACGATATGGGATCGAAGATTTCGGCGCTGCTCGAAAATAAGACCGACAAAGAGGTCTACATGCGAGCGGACGAGCGCGCGAATTACGGCAAGGTGATGGATGCAATCGATGGCATCCGCTCGGCGGGTGTGAGCCAGCTTGGCCTGCTGACCGAGAAGCGCGATACAGACGATTCGACTCCCGCGAAGAAGTAG
- a CDS encoding MotA/TolQ/ExbB proton channel family protein, with protein MILAHLSNFAHVHSSLAMFFDEAQVSFSVMGLWGNMGNLARAVVILLFIMSIWSLAVIIDRALYFSAARKQSREFAPKVAGALKDGRLDEAIKVADRSKKSHLAEVVTAGLQEFRSFGSGGNISEEQIESSKRALERSEAIVHAKLKRGLGGLATIGSTAPFIGLFGTVVGILNAFQQIATQKTSGIGAVAGGISEALVTTAFGLLVAIPAVMTFNYFTGKVEAFDVEMDNSSSELVDYFIKQSHK; from the coding sequence GTGATTCTCGCTCATCTCTCTAACTTCGCTCACGTACACTCATCGCTGGCCATGTTCTTCGATGAGGCACAAGTCAGCTTCAGCGTCATGGGACTCTGGGGCAACATGGGCAATCTGGCGCGCGCCGTCGTGATTCTGCTCTTCATCATGTCGATCTGGTCGCTCGCCGTCATCATTGACCGTGCACTTTATTTTTCGGCTGCCCGCAAGCAGTCGCGTGAGTTTGCTCCGAAGGTTGCCGGCGCGTTGAAGGACGGCCGTCTGGACGAGGCGATCAAGGTCGCTGACCGTTCCAAGAAGTCGCACCTCGCCGAGGTTGTGACGGCTGGCCTGCAGGAGTTCCGCAGCTTCGGTTCGGGCGGCAACATCAGCGAGGAGCAGATCGAGAGCTCCAAGCGGGCACTTGAGCGTTCTGAAGCGATCGTTCACGCGAAGCTGAAGAGGGGCCTCGGTGGTCTGGCTACGATTGGTTCGACGGCACCGTTTATCGGACTGTTCGGAACCGTCGTCGGTATCTTGAACGCCTTCCAACAGATTGCAACGCAGAAGACCTCCGGTATCGGCGCAGTCGCAGGCGGTATCTCGGAAGCTCTGGTAACGACAGCGTTCGGTCTGCTGGTCGCCATCCCCGCCGTGATGACCTTCAACTACTTCACCGGCAAGGTTGAGGCGTTTGACGTGGAGATGGACAACAGCTCGAGCGAGCTGGTGGACTACTTCATCAAGCAGAGCCACAAGTAA
- a CDS encoding energy transducer TonB, protein MFEDSLMESGGKIKTKSKYWMIATFAFNGVILALMVLIPLLYPEALPKTAMTAMLSAPPPPPPPPPPPPPAQVLKPIKMVSEIDQGLHAPTKIPKDIKMLKDSAPPPSMAGVAGMGGMGSGNGVPGGVMGGIGTAPTPVVKVAPPKGPTRVSSGVVAGLKIGGMMPQYPPIARAAHVSGAVVLHALISKQGTIQDLTVISGPEMLRSAATEAVRTWRYKPYILNGEPTEVDTTITVNFNFGG, encoded by the coding sequence ATGTTTGAAGATTCGTTGATGGAATCCGGCGGAAAGATCAAGACCAAATCGAAGTACTGGATGATTGCGACCTTTGCTTTCAATGGGGTCATTCTGGCCCTGATGGTTCTGATTCCGCTGCTGTACCCGGAAGCGTTGCCCAAGACGGCGATGACCGCCATGTTGTCGGCCCCCCCTCCTCCTCCGCCACCTCCACCTCCTCCGCCACCGGCGCAGGTGTTGAAGCCGATCAAGATGGTTTCGGAGATTGATCAGGGTCTCCACGCTCCGACGAAGATCCCCAAGGACATCAAGATGCTGAAGGACTCGGCGCCTCCCCCCTCGATGGCTGGCGTGGCCGGCATGGGCGGCATGGGTAGCGGCAACGGCGTTCCTGGCGGCGTGATGGGCGGTATTGGTACTGCGCCGACTCCGGTGGTGAAGGTTGCTCCGCCAAAGGGGCCAACTCGCGTGTCGAGCGGTGTGGTTGCCGGTCTGAAGATTGGCGGCATGATGCCACAGTATCCGCCGATCGCCAGAGCTGCTCACGTGTCGGGTGCGGTTGTGTTGCACGCACTCATCTCGAAGCAGGGAACGATTCAGGATCTGACGGTCATCAGCGGGCCTGAGATGTTGCGCAGCGCGGCGACCGAGGCAGTGAGAACCTGGCGCTACAAACCATACATTTTGAATGGAGAGCCGACTGAAGTGGACACGACAATTACGGTCAACTTCAACTTCGGAGGATAA
- the secF gene encoding protein translocase subunit SecF codes for MEFFRETNIDWLGKKWYFLGFSLIFSVAGLLSILFWHHIPLGVDFKGGTQIRVAFTQQPNEDHIRHAMDAAGIHQATIQRISDPSGQAANKVIIGLPEAADTAHDTGRQRVESALAENYHDSGFTIEQVEIVGPTAGKQLQRQAEWATLYSLIGMLVYLWFRFELIYGVAAVVAVFHDTLITVGAFSLTNQDITLTVIAAILTLIGYSMNDTIVVFDRIRENLGVSRREPLHDLVNRSINQTLSRTVISSGLTFLTVLSLYLFGGEVLHGFSFALVIGILIGTYSSIAVAAPMLVAYQEWRAKRGKTVALPAAKKRAQT; via the coding sequence GTGGAATTTTTTCGTGAAACAAATATCGACTGGCTGGGCAAGAAATGGTACTTCCTCGGCTTCTCGCTGATCTTCTCCGTAGCCGGATTGCTGAGCATCCTGTTCTGGCACCATATTCCGCTGGGCGTGGACTTCAAGGGCGGCACGCAGATTCGCGTGGCGTTCACGCAGCAGCCGAATGAAGACCACATCCGCCATGCGATGGACGCCGCGGGGATTCATCAGGCGACGATCCAGCGCATCAGCGATCCAAGTGGTCAAGCGGCCAATAAGGTCATCATTGGGTTGCCCGAGGCGGCGGATACGGCTCACGACACCGGGCGGCAGCGGGTGGAGTCGGCGTTGGCGGAGAATTATCATGACTCCGGGTTCACCATCGAGCAGGTGGAGATTGTAGGGCCAACTGCCGGTAAGCAGTTGCAGCGTCAGGCCGAGTGGGCGACGCTGTACTCGCTGATTGGGATGCTGGTCTATCTGTGGTTCCGCTTTGAATTGATCTATGGCGTGGCGGCGGTGGTGGCGGTGTTCCACGACACGCTGATTACGGTAGGCGCCTTCAGCTTGACGAACCAGGACATCACTCTTACAGTGATTGCTGCCATCCTTACGCTGATTGGTTACTCGATGAACGACACGATCGTCGTCTTCGACCGTATCCGTGAGAACCTTGGGGTCTCGCGGAGAGAGCCGCTGCACGATCTGGTCAATCGGAGCATCAATCAGACGCTGAGCCGGACGGTGATCTCGTCGGGTCTGACGTTTTTGACGGTGCTGTCGCTGTACCTGTTTGGCGGCGAGGTTTTGCACGGGTTTTCGTTCGCGCTGGTCATTGGAATTTTGATCGGAACGTACTCATCGATTGCTGTGGCCGCGCCGATGTTGGTTGCATACCAGGAGTGGCGGGCGAAGCGTGGTAAGACCGTTGCTTTGCCTGCGGCTAAGAAGCGGGCGCAGACCTAG
- the secD gene encoding protein translocase subunit SecD codes for MGNKNIAGKTAFIIGVLLVFCFGIFGIPRGGLVESIKRNINLGLDLKGGSHLVLQVHVAEAVGSETDRAVAELEQDFQKANISGVTVGKRDLAHPEVISVTGVPQNHLADARQVLEGNDYQNYDLTSAPDGSYTLTMKPAAIKDLETRTLNTSIETIRARIDKLGVTEPEIQQYGLGANEILVELPGVTSLDRIEDVIQSTAKLSIHEVAGGPFNSEQDAMTANPGGIPMDDMLVHGVGEEGAPDQFWLLKRASVVEGTDFRDARPSQDENGRPDINFTLTTDAGDRFWKYTSAHSKNSSSPGSMAILLDNQVKEVAAIDSAIRDSGIIQGGFTQQQANDLSLMLRTGALPASISYLDTRTVGPSLGAASIHSGVVAAIGGMLAVMIFMLIYYKGAGINADLALILNLVILLGFMGFSNATLTLPGIAGVILTIGMGVDSNVLIFERIREELRAGKSAAIAVQQGFAFAWTTIFDTHVTTIVSAAILFLFGSGPVKGFATTLVFGLLANLFTAVYVSRVIFDAHLAGKERGATLSI; via the coding sequence ATGGGTAACAAGAACATCGCCGGGAAAACGGCATTCATCATAGGCGTATTGCTGGTCTTCTGCTTCGGCATCTTCGGCATCCCGCGCGGCGGGCTGGTGGAGTCGATCAAGCGCAACATCAACCTGGGTCTGGACCTGAAGGGCGGCTCGCACCTGGTATTGCAGGTGCATGTGGCCGAGGCGGTGGGTTCGGAGACGGACCGCGCCGTGGCTGAGCTGGAGCAGGACTTCCAGAAGGCGAACATCAGCGGCGTGACGGTGGGCAAGAGGGACCTCGCGCATCCTGAGGTGATCTCGGTGACGGGCGTGCCGCAGAACCATCTGGCGGACGCGCGGCAGGTACTGGAAGGCAATGACTACCAGAACTACGATCTGACGTCGGCGCCGGATGGCAGCTACACGCTGACGATGAAGCCGGCGGCGATCAAGGACCTGGAGACGCGGACCTTGAATACGTCGATTGAGACGATTCGCGCGCGTATCGACAAGCTGGGCGTGACGGAGCCGGAGATTCAGCAGTATGGCCTGGGCGCGAACGAGATTCTGGTCGAGCTGCCGGGCGTGACTTCGCTGGACCGCATCGAGGACGTGATTCAGTCGACGGCGAAGCTGTCGATTCACGAGGTTGCAGGCGGGCCGTTCAACTCCGAGCAGGACGCGATGACGGCGAATCCGGGCGGCATTCCGATGGACGACATGCTGGTGCATGGCGTTGGCGAAGAGGGCGCTCCGGACCAGTTCTGGCTGCTGAAGCGGGCCAGCGTGGTTGAGGGAACGGACTTCCGCGATGCGCGGCCTTCGCAGGACGAGAATGGCAGACCGGACATTAATTTCACCTTGACGACGGATGCGGGCGACCGCTTCTGGAAGTACACGTCGGCGCACAGCAAGAACAGCTCGAGCCCGGGTTCGATGGCGATCCTGCTGGACAACCAGGTGAAAGAGGTTGCGGCGATTGATTCGGCGATCCGCGACTCGGGCATTATTCAGGGCGGATTTACGCAGCAGCAGGCCAATGACCTGTCGCTGATGTTGCGGACGGGCGCGCTACCGGCGTCGATCTCGTATTTGGATACGCGCACGGTGGGGCCGAGCCTGGGCGCAGCGTCGATTCACTCCGGCGTGGTTGCGGCTATAGGCGGAATGCTGGCCGTGATGATCTTCATGCTGATCTATTACAAGGGCGCGGGCATCAACGCGGACCTGGCATTGATTTTGAACCTGGTAATTTTGCTCGGGTTCATGGGGTTCTCGAACGCGACATTGACGTTGCCGGGAATTGCGGGCGTCATCCTGACGATTGGTATGGGCGTGGACTCGAATGTGCTGATCTTTGAGCGCATCCGCGAAGAGTTGCGCGCGGGCAAGTCTGCGGCGATTGCTGTGCAGCAGGGCTTTGCATTTGCCTGGACAACGATCTTCGATACGCACGTAACGACGATTGTCTCGGCCGCGATCCTGTTCCTGTTTGGGTCGGGGCCGGTGAAGGGGTTTGCAACGACGCTGGTGTTTGGTCTGTTGGCGAACCTGTTTACCGCGGTGTATGTGTCGCGCGTAATCTTCGATGCGCATCTGGCTGGCAAGGAACGTGGCGCGACGCTGTCGATTTAG
- the yajC gene encoding preprotein translocase subunit YajC, translating to MLLAMWVEAAGGFGLGGLALPILFFVALFVLMIVPNQRKQKKWQEMLGQLKAGDKVTTNGGIRGTVLTVKDDSVIVRVQPDGLKLEFVKSAIAAVTTDEQAASSS from the coding sequence ATGCTGCTGGCAATGTGGGTTGAAGCTGCGGGAGGGTTTGGCCTGGGGGGCCTCGCGCTGCCGATTCTGTTTTTCGTGGCGCTTTTTGTTTTGATGATCGTGCCCAATCAGAGGAAACAGAAAAAATGGCAGGAGATGCTGGGTCAGTTGAAGGCTGGCGATAAGGTGACGACCAATGGCGGGATTCGGGGCACGGTGCTGACCGTGAAGGATGACTCGGTGATTGTGCGGGTGCAGCCGGATGGGCTGAAGCTGGAGTTTGTGAAGAGCGCCATTGCTGCCGTGACGACGGATGAGCAGGCGGCGAGTTCGAGTTAG
- a CDS encoding MmcQ/YjbR family DNA-binding protein → MRFVLLAGSQTPEDAMKKKAGVTVAGYRRLALSMPGAVESSHMGNPDFRVDGRIFCTLSLAKEGYGVLQLTPEEQAGMVADAPEVFSPVPGGWGRMGMTRVRLDAVSEDVLEAALRTAWRLRVKKAGSSRRSG, encoded by the coding sequence ATGCGGTTTGTACTGCTTGCAGGCTCTCAAACTCCTGAGGATGCCATGAAGAAGAAGGCGGGAGTGACGGTGGCGGGGTATCGGCGGCTGGCTTTGAGTATGCCGGGCGCGGTGGAGAGTTCGCATATGGGCAATCCTGACTTTCGCGTGGATGGGCGGATCTTTTGCACGCTGTCGCTGGCGAAGGAGGGGTATGGCGTGCTGCAGCTGACTCCCGAGGAGCAGGCTGGGATGGTGGCGGATGCTCCGGAGGTGTTTTCGCCGGTGCCGGGTGGGTGGGGTCGGATGGGCATGACGCGGGTGCGGCTGGATGCGGTGAGTGAGGATGTGCTGGAGGCGGCGTTGAGGACGGCCTGGAGGCTGCGCGTGAAGAAGGCGGGTTCGTCGCGGCGATCTGGTTAG
- a CDS encoding DUF6843 domain-containing protein has protein sequence MSHVPKSGHGAPGFVLLLAFVSMIFAVSAFAAKRPRYIFELPDDYIGWVQIVFNDPNAAPLQVVDGGVLLGVPESGIVRTSTLRMYSTQAPDEFYYRVTDRVTDGTKRKPVPADYVLPGISHGGFGVMDTGGHGKGYSWFFFVGPPEQRKEFPLANWDEVVAAQRKLHGNAKVPVPKSYPMPGRVQLRTPGLPTRPRKK, from the coding sequence ATGTCCCATGTCCCAAAATCGGGACATGGGGCACCCGGCTTTGTGCTGCTCTTAGCGTTCGTTTCAATGATTTTCGCTGTATCGGCGTTCGCGGCTAAGAGACCTCGCTACATTTTTGAATTGCCTGATGATTACATTGGTTGGGTTCAAATTGTTTTCAACGATCCGAACGCAGCGCCACTGCAAGTCGTGGATGGAGGAGTCCTGCTGGGAGTTCCAGAGTCAGGTATCGTCCGAACTTCAACTCTGCGAATGTACTCAACGCAAGCGCCGGACGAGTTCTACTATAGGGTTACTGACAGGGTTACTGACGGAACCAAACGTAAACCCGTCCCTGCTGATTATGTTCTTCCTGGAATCAGCCACGGTGGCTTTGGCGTGATGGATACTGGTGGACATGGGAAAGGCTACTCGTGGTTCTTCTTTGTAGGACCTCCAGAACAGAGAAAAGAATTCCCGCTGGCGAACTGGGATGAGGTCGTCGCAGCTCAGAGAAAGCTTCATGGCAATGCCAAAGTCCCAGTTCCGAAATCGTATCCAATGCCAGGGCGAGTTCAGCTTAGAACTCCTGGCTTGCCTACACGTCCAAGAAAAAAATAA